One part of the Archocentrus centrarchus isolate MPI-CPG fArcCen1 unplaced genomic scaffold, fArcCen1 scaffold_40_ctg1, whole genome shotgun sequence genome encodes these proteins:
- the LOC115776901 gene encoding putative ferric-chelate reductase 1 — MSRLESDGFFAADLVVLLLVCTGPLVRGFPSGLVTDSCGDMRPRHSGATPQTAPSPFTVTTGQRSYSLGEDVKVELLGPASTPFTGFLLEAREVGSQTPVGSFAIPAGGAQILTCSQNPNSAVSHSSGFTSSYIQVTWRSEPSRDMKSIQFRASFVQNFRTFWVDVMSPVLTFSNDSAVGPAGALSASRSTGTPTHNTANGNIQPARVARSARAGSAGSISSADCGVTKVCFSQPPRCDPAVDANCYFMSAMMLPGGAAVHYEMSGPVEGYVAFGFSDDQNMGNDDIYICGTESNGAVRVQHAFSSGRSAPQILTAANVYNITTSNQNSVISCSFTSTNTISTQRTSGFNQTYYLLFAHGSSRNGQIQFHSGTFVSTDKIDISHPAVIGKNAFPPIIKAHGSLMLIAWMTTGSLGMMVARYLKKMAKGEKLCNKDVWFVVHVGAMIVTVVATSIAFILVFSYAQDWAGGAHPVLGCLVMILSLIQPIGAMLRCGPQHHLRYLFNWSHFLNAVVIKAIAVAAIFTGLDLIDSTNAWLMKVMGGFLGWEALFYIMLEVHDWKIKHTESTPAQLESALVKGDGLLIALFFLGNFCFLVALLVGIGMS, encoded by the exons ATGAGTCGCCTGGAAAGTGATGGTTTCTTTGCAGCGGACCttgttgtgctgctgctggtgtgtaCGGGTCCACTGGTCCGGGGCTTCCCCTCGGGTCTGGTTACGGACAGCTGTGGAGACATGCGACCCCGTCACTCTGGGGCTACCCCACAGACAGCACCGTCACCCTTCACTGTCACCACAGGCCAAAGGAGCTACAGCCTGGGAGAGGATGTCAAAG TTGAGCTGCTGGGCCCGGCCTCCACGCCGTTCACTGGTTTCCTTTTAGAGGCTAGAGAGGTGGGAAGCCAGACTCCTGTGGGTTCCTTTGCCATACCAGCAGGGGGTGCTCAAATCCTCACCTGCAGCCAAAACCCT aaCTCAGCTGTTTCCCACTCATCAGGTTTTACAAGCAGCTACATTCAGGTGACGTGGAGATCAGAACCATCGAGAGACATGAAATCTATTCAGTTCCG TGCATCCTTTGTGCAGAATTTCAGGACATTTTGGGTTGATGTGATGAGCCCCGTCCTGACCTTCAGTAATGACAGTGCTGTTGGACCTGCAGGTGCCCTCAGTGCATCCAGGTCCACTGGTACACCAACACACAACACTGCCAATGGCAACATACAGCCTGCACGAGTTGCT aggTCAGCTAGAGCTGGATCAGCTGGATCCATCTCTAGTGCTGACTGTGGAGTCACCAAGGTGTGCTTCAGTCAGCCTCCACGCTGTGACCCTGCCGTCGATGCTAACTGTTACTTCATGTCAGCCATGATGTTACCCGGTGGTGCTGCTGTCCACTATGAGATGTCTGGTCCTGTTGAAGGATACGTCGCTTTTGGATTCTCTGATGATCAGAACATG GGAAATGATGATATTTATATTTGTGGCACAGAGAGTAACGGAGCAGTCAGAGTGCAGCACGCGTTTTCATCAGGACGAAGCGCTCCACAAATCCTCACTGCG GCGAACGTTTATAATATTACTACATCAAATCAGAACAGTGTCATCAGCTGCTCCTTCACTTCCACAAACACAATTTCTACTCAAAGGACTTCTGGTTTCAACCAAACCTACTACCTGTTGTTTGCCCACGGATCCAGCCGCAATG GACAAATCCAATTCCATTCGGGGACCTTCGTCAGCACTGACAAGATCGACATTTCTCACCCTGCAGTCATTGGGAAAAATGCATTTCCTCCAATCATAAAAGCTCACG GATCCCTGATGCTGATAGCCTGGATGACCACAGGCTCGCTGGGAATGATGGTAGCCCGatatctgaaaaaaatggcCAAGGGAGAGAAACTGTGCAACAAAGATGTCTGGTTTGTG GTCCACGTTGGAGCAATGATTGTGACGGTCGTGGCCACGAGCATTGCTTTCATCCTCGTTTTCTCGTATGCTCAGGACTGGGCTGGG GGGGCACATCCAGTGTTGGGCTGCCTGGTTATGATCCTCTCATTGATCCAGCCTATAGGGGCTATGCTGCGCTGTGGACCACAACATCACCT GAGGTATCTGTTCAACtggtcacattttttaaatgcagtggtAATAAAAGCTATAGCTG tggcaGCCATATTTACAGGCCTGGACTTGATTGACAGCACTAATGCATGGCTGATGAAAGTGATGGGTGGCTTCCTTGGCTGGGAAGCTCTGTTTTACATCATGTTGGAGGTCCATGACTGGAAAATTAAGCATACAg AGAGTACTCCTGCACAGCTGGAATCAGCATTG GTAAAAGGTGATGGTCTGCTGATCGCTCTGTTCTTTCTGGGAAACTTCTGCTTTTTGGTGGCACTTTTGGTTGGAATTGGGATGTCATAA